The window TTCAAGGTTTGCATGTCACATTACAAAAAGATACCTTTCAATTGTGTaaacagattgtttttatttttaacttctttaaTACATTTGATTGATACTCATTGCTGTGAATAATAGTCAAAATCATTTCCCCCGActaaatcttttttgttttctgaagccAGGAGATACATTTTACCCCAGAGATGAGAACGGGAAGTACATTTATCATGAGACCGATCTTTGTGCAACATGGGAGGTGAGACttgtttgtaaaacatttaaaaagaacaatcagcttccccttttttttatactcAAGTCTATAAAGCAAAACCATATTAGATTCAGATTCCCAAGGTCAATGACACAGAAAGAGATAAATGACACTGGAATAATATAAATGTGCTGAAGGTCAGTCTCCTGTGTTGTGTGCCTATAAACATTTCTGTTCAAAGTCTAATTTGTTGCTTTATGATTGCAACAATTACATTGTGGACAGGCTTTGGAGATTTGCAAAGATGCTGGGCTGATAAAGTCTCTTGGAGTATCCAACTTCAACAGGAGACAACTGGAGTTGATCCTAAACAAACCTGGGCTGAAACACAGGCCCGTGTCGAACCAGGTAGAAACAGTATAATATGTTCTGGAGATAAggcaaatcaaataaatacatccaACTTTGGAttatagaaagaaaagaaacctcAGACAAACATAGACATGTTTGAGAGACATTCTTATAGACATAAGAAAATGTCAGTGACTGAGTAATAtgctaaataaatagaatataagACTGTAGCGATGTTTTAAGAAAATTTGCTTGGCAAAATAAACACTGACTAAGACGCATAAGAAGAATTAAGTCTTTTTACAGcatctgaattttttttttgtgtgtttttttaccccTATTTTAATACAGGTTGAATGCCATCCCTATTTCACTCAGCCAAAGTTGCTTGAGTACTGCCAGCAGAAAGACATTGTTGTTGTGGGATACAGCCCTCTGGGGACATCTAGAGACGCATCGTGGTATGGGAGAGAAATGCACTTATCACATTCAATTAATGTGTAACTTATAAAAGAAACTGTGTTCTAGGATATAACCCAGTCAGTTACGTTTATATGACCATACATTATAAATCGTTACTACAGGGTTAACCTAAAATGCCCCCCGTTGTTGGAAGATGAGCTCCTGGCTTCAATTGCTAAAAAGTATAACAAGAACACAGCCCAGGTGGCATTGAGGTTCAACGTGCAGCGAGGAGTGGTGGTCATCCCAAAGAGCTTCAACCCTGCTCGCATTAGCGAGAACTTTCaggtttgtttgtatgtgatCAGTTTAGACAATCATTCACCATACTGGGTAGATCCTTCAACAGAGCACctagaaaaacagaaactataTGAAACGTGTGTTTTTTAATACTGCAGATATTTGACTTCTCACTTTCTGAGGCTGAGATGAAGGCAATTGAGGGATTGAACAAGAATATTCGTTTTGTGGAGCTTCTCATGTGAGTATAGAAGGCTAAATTAAATACTGTGAGTTCTGTTCTGTTCCTGtcgtaaataaacaaataaatacttgtTATCTGCATTGACCCAACAGGTGGTCTGA is drawn from Anoplopoma fimbria isolate UVic2021 breed Golden Eagle Sablefish chromosome 23, Afim_UVic_2022, whole genome shotgun sequence and contains these coding sequences:
- the LOC129112362 gene encoding aldo-keto reductase family 1 member D1-like, whose product is MSMDLTAESHSIPLSDGNSIPLIGLGTYGDPRTTPKGTAYESVKVAIETGYRHLDGALVYFNEHEVGQAIRDTISDGTVKREDIFYCGKLWNTFHSPELVRPALEKTLKALQLDYVDLYIVEMPTAFKPGDTFYPRDENGKYIYHETDLCATWEALEICKDAGLIKSLGVSNFNRRQLELILNKPGLKHRPVSNQVECHPYFTQPKLLEYCQQKDIVVVGYSPLGTSRDASWVNLKCPPLLEDELLASIAKKYNKNTAQVALRFNVQRGVVVIPKSFNPARISENFQIFDFSLSEAEMKAIEGLNKNIRFVELLMWSDHPEYPFHDDY